Sequence from the Parus major isolate Abel chromosome 1, Parus_major1.1, whole genome shotgun sequence genome:
cttttccctgcagatCTTGTCCTAAATTTGTAACTGACTTGTGTCTGCTTTCCAGGAATACAATACAGAGTGGAGGATGCTATAAGTGACTCCAAAAAGTTTAGCCACAGGGCCACTCTGTCACTGTGCTGCAGCCAAGACtcacctggcacagccactTCTCCAGCAACAACAGCTCATTAATTGTACTTTGTCCTTGCAACAAcctgtcccttctcccagcactgcctgtcaATGTCACCCCAACTTTGCTCCAATCAACCCTGGGTTTTCACTCAAGACTCCtcccaggaaaaaggaaaaaagtatttaatttgtaaaaaaaaaaaaaaaaaaagttctgtagcaaaaaattttaaatataatactATTCTCAGTAACAGCAAAACCCAAATCCAGCCCTCCAAACTTCCAAACTTCACCTCCTCAGCTTTAGCTTCCCCATTTTCTGCAGGCAGGTTGTCCTTTGTCTGTTCCTGGTTTGTCTCTTCTGCCTGTTTTCCTTTAGGCCCCTTCTTCCCCTTGGACTGAGTTTTCTTCTCCTCAGTTTTATCCTACAATGCAATACATTTTCAGTTAGTCAACTGCTATGACCTTCCAGGTAAACCTTGGAAGTaataaaaagcacagaaaaccGAGATGGATTTGCTAAGCTACCAACAACCCCTGATCACCCACTtacaaaatacttcagaattACGTAATTGCAACACACTGACTTTTATACTTTGATtgccaaaatatatttttcttcattaacaGTTATTTAAAAAGCCCACCAAGTAACTCCATAATGAGCAAACTTCtcacaactggaaaaaatactgtgaGTGAAGTTTTTAAAACTGACAAAGTTGATGcgaaaaattatttttttgatgaatcaaataaaaaaacctttgaCTGTTAATTAATAGCTTGAAGCAGTTTTAAGTAGAAAATCAGTATCACACATATCAGTCgacactgcaaagaaaaaaattaaaaaattacaactCAGTTACATTGGAAAACTTCCCCAGATTCTTTGGGCTTACAGCCCTGAGAGTGGGAACACACTGAAACTCAAACCACCAAATGAAGGTGGATTCCAGATCAGTAACTGCTCAGGAGGATTAATACAATGAAAACATCAGGAAGTCTGCAAAGATTATTACTTTATCTGAAattagagaatcacagaacagtttgggttgagagagatcttaaagatcatctcatccaACCCCcaacacctcccactgtcccaggagctcccaatgtccagcctggccttgggcactgccagggatccaggggcagccccagcgGCTCTGGcaaccccatcccagcccctgcccaccctgccagggaacaatccctgcccaagttgccaagatccagccctgccctctgcccctggcagccattccctggctcctggccctgcagcccttggcaattgtctctctttatttttcttattgactcccttcaggtactgcaaggccacagtgaggtcaTCCCAAAGCTCTTAATCAATATATCACAAAGAAAAGCTTGTAATGACAAAGGAACGCTTAacaacacaaacagcagcaagcCAACAGACACAAGGCCACTTTTAATTCTTCCAAAGAACAAAGAATTTTACACCTCACTTATTTgcacagcaaaagctgtgctgaaaaatgcaaagatcACACAAATCCACtttcttacacacacacacacaaacacctgAAAGCTTGACCACGTGAATGGAAGCTCACGTGGTTGTTAAGTGGTTGGTTGATACACTTTTTCTCTGTCCTAACACACTGCTTTAAAACATCAGTAGATGTATTTTATCTCCTCTTGTTACAGAGATGAAAGACAACGCTATGCACACAATCATTCAGTTTGGAGAAGTCCTCCAAGATACTCCAGTCCAACTTTAACTGAGCACCACCCTGTcaaccagagcagagcagtcaAACAACACCCAGGCCGATCCTcggacacctccagggatggtgacttcaccacctctctgggcagcttttccaatgcctgaccagccttgctgtgaagaaattcctcctgatgtcctAACACACAGCTGCTTTGACAGTCAAGTAGTTCCACCCAATACCAAACCACAATGTAACACGCATGGAGCTGTGCCCGCACTTCCACACAATGCCTGGAGCTTAACAAGTCTCTACGTACAGAGTGATGGAATGTACCTGTAAATACTGGCAAAAGCACATTGAAATAACTCTTCAGCTAAGTGAGTGTTCTCACAAGGAATAAAACCATTCCAGCACGGCGCACCGAGGATACTACGCGGGATGCCCCCAAGCACCAccccccctccctgccctcttcCAATTCATTCTCACCTTTGCCGCTAACTTTTTAGGTTTCGGCTCTGCTTTGGCAGGCGCGGGTTTCTGAGGAGAGAGAACAAGTCAGGGAGGAATCCAGCCCTCGGGGACCCGTCCCGGGCACGGCCTCCCGCCCATCCCGGCAGGGCCCCGCCGCTCGGCACTTACCGCGGAGAGCCGCGCCGATCGCCGCTTGGGCTGCGGGCGGGGAGAGAGCGACAaacagaggaagagggagagagagagagaaggcGTGAGGGGCGGGCGGTCCGGGGGCAGCCCCGCCTGCCCCGCCGCCCTGCCCGCTCCTTACCTCCTCGGGGGCGTCCCCGTCCGCCACCGTCACCTGCAACACACACGGCGCGTCAGCGGGGCGGGCCGGGACCGGCCTCTCGCCGCCCCCGCCCNNNNNNNNNNNNNNNNNNNNNNNNNNNNNNNNNNNNNNNNNNNNNNNNNNNNNNNNNNNNNNNNNNNNNNNNNNNNNNNNNNNNNNNNNNNNNNNNNNNNNNNNNNNNNNNNNNNNNNNNNNNNNNNNNNNNNNNNNNNNNNNNNNNNNNNNNNNNNNNNNNNNNNNNNNNNNNNNNNNNNNNNNNNNNNNNNNNNNNNNNNNNNNNNNNNNNNNNNNNNNNNNNNNNNNNNNNNNNNNNNNNNNNNNNNNNNNNNNNNNNNNNNNNNNNNNNNNNNNNNNNNNNNNNNNNNNNNNNNNNNNNNNNNNNNNNNNNNNNNNNNNNNNNNNNNNNNNNNNNNNNNNNNNNNNNNNNNNNNNNNNNNNNNNNNNNNNNNNNNNNNNNNNNNNNNNNNNNNNNNNNNNNNNNNNNNNNNNNNNNNNNNNNNNNNNNNNNNNNNNNNNNNNNNNNNNNNNNNNNNNNNNNNNNNNNNNNNNNNNTGGCGGAGAGCGGCGCCTGGCTGCTGGTGCTCGGCGCCGTGTTCCTCTGCAGCGCGCTCAGGatcctcctgccctcctgctcctccctcgTGAGTCGTGGCACCGCGCCCGCCGCGGACGGGGGGGCGCGAGGGGGCGCGGGCCGAAGGATGGCTGGGAGCCGGCAGCGGCGTGAGGGGCTCCTCTCGCCTCATGAGGGAACTGCCGGGGGAGCGGCGCCGGGCCGGCAGCGCTCCCGTGGCCCTCCCGCGGCCCCGGCTGTGACCGGCAGGGTCTGGTCCTGCTCCTGGCCTCGGAGAGGAGAAGCTGATGTTGGAGATGGTGGAACacagccccgcagccccggctACACCGGGCGCTGAAGTTCGGGGGGATGAGTTACCGGGGTGGTCAATGATGCTCCTGAGCCTCCAGCCCTTACGGGATCATGGAATCCTTTGTGCTGGAAGGAACCTTGAGGATCATCCACCCCCgctgccgtgggcagggagCCTTCCACAGGGCttggctgctcagagccctgtccaggcTGCTCTTGagctcctccagggatggggcatcctcAGCTTTCGGGAACAGCAAG
This genomic interval carries:
- the HMGN1 gene encoding non-histone chromosomal protein HMG-14 codes for the protein GGGERPVPARPADAPCVLQVTVADGDAPEEPKRRSARLSAKPAPAKAEPKPKKLAAKDKTEEKKTQSKGKKGPKGKQAEETNQEQTKDNLPAENGEAKAEETPAPDAAAEKEVKSE